The proteins below come from a single Papaver somniferum cultivar HN1 chromosome 11, ASM357369v1, whole genome shotgun sequence genomic window:
- the LOC113322997 gene encoding dehydrin HIRD11-like: protein MAGIMGKISDALHIGGDKKDDEHKKVDEHKKVDEHKEGGHYGSGSHDEHKKEGEHKEGFMEKIKDKISGDHKEGEDGEKKKKKKKEKKKHDDGHESSSSSDSD, encoded by the coding sequence ATGGCAGGAATCATGGGAAAGATTAGTGATGCACTTCACATTGGTGGAGACAAAAAAGATGATGAACACAAGAAAGTTGATGAACATAAGAAAGTAGATGAACACAAAGAAGGAGGACACTATGGCAGTGGAAGCCATGATGAACATAAGAAAGAAGGAGAACACAAAGAAGGATTCATGGAGAAAATCAAAGATAAAATCAGCGGAGATCACAAGGAGGGAGAAGAtggtgagaagaagaagaagaagaagaaagagaagaagaagcatGATGATGGTCatgaaagcagcagcagcagtgacaGTGATTAG